The Salvia miltiorrhiza cultivar Shanhuang (shh) chromosome 1, IMPLAD_Smil_shh, whole genome shotgun sequence genome has a window encoding:
- the LOC131020727 gene encoding DNA-directed RNA polymerase V subunit 7-like encodes MYLKSKLSWNVVIPAERLDAGGLMLQKAIITRLMADFAAKKASKDLGYFLALSTVGSIGEGKVRKQSGDVIFLVDFSCITFKALPGEILEGVVHKLLKQGVFLRCGPVQTIFLAHQKMDDYQYMPGENPYFMNAKSSKIDKGVVVRFLVIGSKFIEVEKDFQLIGSLEGDYLGPVA; translated from the coding sequence ATGTATCTCAAGTCAAAGCTGTCATGGAATGTTGTGATTCCCGCTGAGCGCCTTGACGCAGGAGGTCTGATGCTTCAAAAGGCTATAATCACTCGCCTCATGGCTGATTTTGCCGCCAAGAAGGCTTCAAAGGATCTCGGTTATTTCCTTGCCTTGAGCACAGTGGGGAGCATTGGGGAGGGGAAGGTTCGGAAGCAGTCGGGTGATGTTATCTTTCTTGTAGATTTCAGCTGCATAACCTTCAAAGCTCTACCGGGAGAAATCTTGGAAGGCGTCGTCCACAAACTCCTAAAGCAGGGGGTGTTCTTGAGGTGTGGACCTGTCCAGACCATCTTTCTCGCTCACCAGAAGATGGATGATTACCAATACATGCCCGGGGAAAACCCCTACTTCATGAATGCTAAGTCCTCAAAAATCGACAAGGGCGTGGTTGTGCGCTTCTTGGTCATCGGCTCCAAGTTTATCGAGGTTGAGAAAGATTTTCAACTCATAGGCAGCCTCGAGGGCGACTACCTTGGGCCTGTTGCTTAG
- the LOC131020505 gene encoding protein RETICULATA-RELATED 1, chloroplastic-like: MSLCPPTGGFTTPKLHSSPHQPTCTNVALKFNVFANFSPSNQPSLRIDTENPFQIQCAAPDAATEKVSLPEDFEEPKLDDGGDGDGGNGRFPLGGGGSGGEGDDGGGEDEFGPIVKYDEVLFEAESRGAVLPADMIEAAKSTGLRRLFLTRYLDLQSSAWPLGFLMRYCSMLRNRMLADPSFLFKVGTEVVIDSCCATFAEVNKRGKDFWAEFELYAADLLVGIVVDIALVGMLAPYARIGNRPISSGFRGRMQQSFAALPSSVFEAERPGIRFSLQQRIATYFYKGVLYGSVGFGCGLIGQGIANMIMTAKRNIKKSEEDIPVPPLIKSAALWGVFLAVSSNTRYQIINGLEYFVEASPLAKQIPPVAMAFTVGVRFANNIYGGMQFIDWAKWSGVQ, translated from the exons ATGTCGCTCTGTCCTCCGACCGGAGGATTTACCACTCCGAAGCTCCATAGCTCACCGCACCAACCTACTTGCACAAACGTCGCTCTCAAATTTAACGTTTTTGCCAACTTTTCTCCCTCCAATCAGCCGTCGTTAAGGATCGACACGGAGAATCCATTCCAGATACAGTGCGCCGCGCCGGACGCCGCGACGGAGAAGGTTAGTCTGCCGGAGGATTTTGAGGAACCGAAACTAGACGACGGTGGCGATGGAGACGGTGGGAATGGGCGGTTTCCTCTAGGAGGCGGCGGCTCCGGTGGGGAGGGagacgacggcggcggtgaaGATGAGTTCGGGCCGATCGTGAAGTACGATGAGGTTTTGTTTGAGGCAGAGAGCCGCGGCGCGGTGCTGCCTGCTGATATGATCGAGGCGGCGAAATCGACGGGGCTTCGTAGGTTGTTTCTCACTAGATACTTGGATCTTCAG AGTTCAGCCTGGCCGTTAGGGTTTTTGATGAGATATTGCTCGATGCTTCGGAACCGAATGCTGGCTGATCCCTCATTTTTGTTTAAAGTTGGAACAGAG GTGGTAATTGATTCTTGTTGTGCAACATTTGCTGAAGTTAATAAAAGAGGGAAAGACTTCTGGGCAGAATTTGAATTGTATGCGGCTGATTTGTTAGTAGGTATCGTTGTTGACATTGCTTTGGTTGGTATGTTGGCCCCCTATGCTCGTATAGGCAACAGACCCATAAGCAGTGGCTTTCGTGGGCGTATGCAGCAGTCTTTTGCAGCTCTCCCCAGCAG TGTTTTTGAAGCTGAGAGACCAGGAATTAGATTTTCATTGCAGCAAAGAATTGCCACATACTTTTACAAG GGCGTATTATATGGCTCAGTTGGTTTTGGATGTGGTCTAATCGGCCAAGGCATAGCAAATATGATCATGACTGCTAAAAG GAACATCAAGAAGTCAGAAGAGGATATACCCGTACCCCCCTTAATAAAAAGCGCTGCTCTCTGGG GTGTTTTTCTCGCGGTTTCTTCAAACACCCGTTATCAAATAATAAATGGATTGGAATATTTTGTCGAAGCCTCGCCATTGGCCAAGCAAATCCCACCTGTTGCCATGGCTTTCACAGTAGGGGTACGGTTCGCCAATAACATTTATGGAGGAATGCAGTTCATAGACTGGGCTAAATGGAGCGGGGTTCAGTAG